The Streptomyces sp. NBC_01298 genome contains the following window.
GGCCCTGACCCGGACCTTCCAGACCTCCCTCGCGGGCGGCGACTACTGCGACGTGCAGAGCGGCCGCACGGTGAGCGTGGACTCCGCCGGGCGCTTCACCGCCACCCTCGGGGCCGGGACGGCCGTCGCCCTCCACGTGGGCGCCCGCGGCTGCGGAGCCACCTCCACCCCGACTCCCACCCCCACGGCCACCCCCACCGGCACCCCCACCCCCACGGCCACCCCGACCTCCACCCCCGCCAGCGCCGCCTCCTTCGCCGTGAACGCCACCACCGTCGTCGGCCAGAACATCTACGTCACCGGTGACCGCGCCGAGCTCGGCAGCTGGAACACCGGCGCCGCGCTCAAGCTCGACCCGGCCGCCTACCCCGTCTGGAAGCTCGACGTCGCGCTCCCGCCCGGCACGGTCTTCGCGTACAAGTACGTCCGCAAGGACGCCGCCGGGAACGTCACCTGGGAGAGCGGGGCCAACCGCTCCGCCACCGTCCCCGCCAACGGCAAGGTCACGCTGACCGACACCTGGCGCAACTGACCTCCCGTCCCGCCCCCGTCCCGCACCCGAGGAGATCCGCCTTGATACGCCCCGCCCTCGCCGGCGCCGCCGGAGCGCTCGCCGCCACCCTGGCCGTGACGCTCCTGCCCGCCCTGCCCGCCGCCGCGGCGGACGCCGCCAAGGCGCCACCGGCCCCGCCCTCGGACGCCAGGCTGGCGGCCGAGTCCGCGCGGCACGACCTGACCCGGGAGCAGTTCTACTTCGTGCTCCCGGACCGGTTCGCGAACGGCGACCCGCGCAACGACCGGGGCGGCCTGACCGGTTCCCGGCTCGAGACCGGGCTGGACCCGACGGACAAGGGCTTCTACCAGGGCGGCGACCTCAAGGGGATCGCCGACCGGCTGGACTACATCAAGGGGCTCGGCACCACGGCCATCTGGATGGCGCCGATCTTCAAGAACCAGCCGGTGCAGGGGACGGGCAAGGACGTCTCGGCCGGCTACCACGGGTACTGGATCACCGACTTCACCCAGGTAGACCCGCACTTCGGGACCAACGCCGATCTGGAGCGGCTGATCGACAAGGCGCACAAGAAGGGGATGAAGGTCTTCTTCGACGTCATCACCAACCACACCGCCGACGTCGTCGACTACCGGGAGGCGTCCTACGGATACCTGTCCAAGGGCGCCTTCCCGTACCTGACCAAGGACGGGGTGCCCTTCCAGGACGCCGACTACGCCGCGGGGGAGGGAAAGTTCCCGAAGACCGACACGGACTCGTTCCCCCGGACGCCCTTCGTCCCCGCGGCGAAGAAGAACCTGAAGTCCCCGGCCTGGCTCAACGACCCGACGATGTACCACAACCGGGGCGACTCCACCTTCGCCGGCGAATCCTCCGACCAGGGCGACTTCTTCGGCCTCGACGACCTGTGGACCGAGCGTCCCGAGGTCGTGGAGGGGATGGAGAAGATCTACGAGAAGTGGGTCGAGGAGTTCGACGTCGACGGCTTCCGCATCGACACCGTCAAGCACGTCAACACCGGCTTCTGGACGCAGTGGGCCACCGCCCTCGACGCGTACGCCGCCCGCCACGGGCGCGAGGACTTCTTCATGTTCGGCGAGGTCTACTCCGCCGACACCGCGATCACCTCCCCGTACGTGACCCGGGGCCGGCTGGACGCCACGCTCGACTTCCCGCTCCAGGAGGCGATCCGCTCGTACGCCGCCCAGGGCGCGGAGGCGGGGCGGCTGGCAGCCGTCTTCGGCGACGACTACCGCTACACCACGGACAAGGCGAACGCCTACGAGCAGGTCACCTTCCTCGGCAACCACGACATGGGCCGCTTCGGGACCTTCCTGAAGCAGGACCGGCCGGGGGCGGGGGAGCAGGAGCTCCTGGACCGCTACCGGCTGGCCAACGAGCTGATGTTCCTCTCCCGGGGCAACCCGGTGATCTACTCCGGTGACGAGCAGGGCTTCACCGGCGCGGGCGGGGACAAGGACGCCCGCCAGCCCCTCTTCGCCTCCAAGGCGGCCGACTACCTGGACGACGACCAGCTCGGAACGGTGCGCACACATGCGAGCGATGCTTACGATCCGGAGCACCCGCTCTACAAGCAGATCAGTGCTCTCGCGAAGCTGACGAAGGACCACCCGGCTCTCCGGGACGGCGTCCAGAGCGAACGGTTCGTCGGCGGCGCGGACGGTTCGGCCTACGCCTTCGCCCGCACCGACACCCGCACGCGCACCGAGTACCTGGTCGCGGCCAACAACGCCACCGCCCCCCGCACCATCGAGCTCGACGCCCCGGCCGGAGTCCAGTACGCCGCCCTCTACGGCGGCACGGCCACGCTGATCCGCTCCTCCGCGGCCGGCAAGCTCACCGTCACCCTCCCGGCCCTCGGCTCCGTGGTCCTCCGGGCCGCCACCCCCGCCGCCAAGCCCGCCGCCAAGCCCGCCCTCACCCTCAAGGCCCCGGCCCCCGGCGCCACCGGCACCGTGGAGCTCTCGGCCGAGGTCACCGGCGACCCCCTGGGCCGGGTCGTCTTCGCCGCCCAGACCGGCACGGAGAAGTGGCAGATCCTCGGCTCCGCCGACCACGCCCCGTACAAGGTCACCCAGTTCATCGCCCCGGCCACCGCCGCCGGCACCCCGCTGCGCTACAAGGCCGTGGTGGTCGACTCGACCGGCCGCACCGCGAGCGCCCTCGCCGCCTCCACCACCGGACAGACCCCGCCCGCCGAGGTCCCGACCGCCACCCAGCGCGACTACGCGATCGTCCACTACAACCGCCCCGACGGCGACTACACGAACTGGCGCCTCTTCGCCTGGGGCGACCTCGCCGAGGGCGAGGCTGCTCCCTGGCCCGCCGGCCACGACTTCACCGGCCGCGACGCCTACGGCGCCTTCGCCTACGTCAAGCTGAAGCCCGGCGCGAGCAGCGTCGGTTACCTCGTCATCGACAAGGACGGCACCAAGGACGTCGCCGCCGACCGCACCATCGACGTGACGAAGACCGGCGAGATCTGGCTGGAGCAGGGCAAGGAGCCCGCCCGCACCGACCGCCCCGCCTACCCGCCGCAGGACACGGCCAAGGCCGTCCTGCACTACCAGCGCCCCGACGGCGCCTACGAGGGCTGGGGCCTGCACGTCTGGACCGGAGCGGCGACGCCCACCGACTGGTCCAAGCCGGTCCTCCCCGTCCGCACCGACTCCTACGGAGCCGTCTACGAGGTCCCCCTCGCCGCCGGGGCCACCAGCCTCAGCTACATCCTCCACAAGGGCGACGAGAAGGACCTCCCCTCCGACCAGTCCCTCGACCTGAAGAGCAACGGGCACGAGGTGTGGATGCTCGGCGGCAAGGAGAAGTACCTCCTCCCGCAGCCCGCCGGCAGCGCCGCCGCCCTGGACCTCACCAAGGCCCAGGCCGTCTGGATCGACCGCGACACCGTCGCCTGGAACGCCCCGTCCGCCGCCGCCTCCCTACAGCTCCTCGCCTCCCGCGAAGGCGCCGTCAAGGCCGAGAACGGCACCCTGACCGGCC
Protein-coding sequences here:
- the pulA gene encoding pullulanase-type alpha-1,6-glucosidase, producing MIRPALAGAAGALAATLAVTLLPALPAAAADAAKAPPAPPSDARLAAESARHDLTREQFYFVLPDRFANGDPRNDRGGLTGSRLETGLDPTDKGFYQGGDLKGIADRLDYIKGLGTTAIWMAPIFKNQPVQGTGKDVSAGYHGYWITDFTQVDPHFGTNADLERLIDKAHKKGMKVFFDVITNHTADVVDYREASYGYLSKGAFPYLTKDGVPFQDADYAAGEGKFPKTDTDSFPRTPFVPAAKKNLKSPAWLNDPTMYHNRGDSTFAGESSDQGDFFGLDDLWTERPEVVEGMEKIYEKWVEEFDVDGFRIDTVKHVNTGFWTQWATALDAYAARHGREDFFMFGEVYSADTAITSPYVTRGRLDATLDFPLQEAIRSYAAQGAEAGRLAAVFGDDYRYTTDKANAYEQVTFLGNHDMGRFGTFLKQDRPGAGEQELLDRYRLANELMFLSRGNPVIYSGDEQGFTGAGGDKDARQPLFASKAADYLDDDQLGTVRTHASDAYDPEHPLYKQISALAKLTKDHPALRDGVQSERFVGGADGSAYAFARTDTRTRTEYLVAANNATAPRTIELDAPAGVQYAALYGGTATLIRSSAAGKLTVTLPALGSVVLRAATPAAKPAAKPALTLKAPAPGATGTVELSAEVTGDPLGRVVFAAQTGTEKWQILGSADHAPYKVTQFIAPATAAGTPLRYKAVVVDSTGRTASALAASTTGQTPPAEVPTATQRDYAIVHYNRPDGDYTNWRLFAWGDLAEGEAAPWPAGHDFTGRDAYGAFAYVKLKPGASSVGYLVIDKDGTKDVAADRTIDVTKTGEIWLEQGKEPARTDRPAYPPQDTAKAVLHYQRPDGAYEGWGLHVWTGAATPTDWSKPVLPVRTDSYGAVYEVPLAAGATSLSYILHKGDEKDLPSDQSLDLKSNGHEVWMLGGKEKYLLPQPAGSAAALDLTKAQAVWIDRDTVAWNAPSAAASLQLLASREGAVKAENGTLTGRAQWLRLAKTELSAAQKQKYPHLAAYAAYTIDPRDRDRVREALRGQLVASARAANGAVLAATGVQLAGVLDDLYATTAGLGPVFKDGRPTLSVWAPTAQQVALELDGGRTVPMRRDDATGVWSVRGDRDWTGKRYRYAVTVWAPSTGQVVRNLVTDPYSTALTTDSAYSLAVDLADPKLAPAGWRELKKPAPVPFTSAQIQELHVRDFSVADRTTTHPGQYLAFTDTASAGMRHLRDLAAAGTSYVHLLPAFDIGTIPEKPGDRTEPACDLKVYAPDSEEQQACVAAAAAKDAYNWGYDPLHYTVPEGSYASDPNGTARTVEFRRMVQSLNGAGLRTVMDVVYNHTVAAGQSDKSVLDRIVPGYYQRLLADGSAATSTCCANTAPENAMMGRLVVDSVVTWAKQYKVDGFRFDLMGHHPKANILAVRAALDALTPAKDGVDGKKVVLYGEGWNFGEVANDARFVQATQQNMAGTGIATFSDRARDAVRGGGPFDEDPRVQGFASGLFTAPNASPANGTAEQQRARLLHDQDLIKVGLTGNLAGYAFTDSAGRTVKGSEVDYNGAPAGYAAAPGDALAYVDAHDNETLFDALAFKLPEGTSTADRSRAQVLAMSVAALSQGPALSQAGTDLLRSKSLDRNSYDSGDWFNAIHWDCADGNGFGRGLPPAADNRPKWTYAKPLLAAPAPGCAEIGGASSAYRDLLKIRTTEPAFALTTADAVQAKLAFPLSGPEETPGVITMALGDLVVVFNAAPTALTQRVPALAGTAYALHPVQASGADPVVRRAAYDEAKGEFAVPARTAAVFKRG